The following DNA comes from Colius striatus isolate bColStr4 chromosome 21, bColStr4.1.hap1, whole genome shotgun sequence.
ttttaagGACACAATTAGGTGACGTGCCATCCCAGCCCTTGGCAAGGCACCTCTCCCCAGGCTGACCCCCGAAACCCAGCTGCAGCACATACCTCCGTGCACAAAGCCCAGCAGTGTGCAGTCCGACGGGCCCACCAGATGGATCAGGCTGGACTGGCTGTAGCCAACAGTGTGTGGCTCTGGTTAGAGGGAGAGCAAGGCAGGGCTCAGAGCTGCTCAGCCAGCACCTGTAAGCCAACCTACACCCCTGTCTTAAAccagctgaaggaagaaaatgtggGTCTGGCTTGTGCAAAGCTGAAGTCTGTCCATGCCAGTGTTTCAGTCGGCCCCAAGAAGCCCTGAGAGCAAAGGCTGTTCACCACCTGACGGGCTGATGCCTCCCTCTAATACCCACCCATCAGTTTTATTCCAGCTCAGCTCATTTCTTTCAAAGAGCCTGAAAGCAAACAGGAGTGAACTGGGTGGATGTGTGGCTCTAAGCTTTCCCTCCTCAGgccaccagctgcagctgaatCTCTCCAAACTTGCTTGTTTAGCAGCATCTCCAAAGAGCCACATTTGCCCCTTGGCGCGAAGACCCCAGGCCCTGCACCCCCCCAGTCTGGGACATCTGGTGACATCTGCCTCACCAGCAGACAGAAGTCACACCCCCTGACTGCCCACAGAGGAAGCTGCTCTGGGGAGCAGCTGTTTTGTGCTAAAGGCAGATAGTGTAGGGAAAGCCACCCAACCCCCTGACAGCTTGGcatcacctccctggggagcccaCCTGCCCGGCAGCGCCCGCAGAGACTTACCTTTCGTCTGCCTATCTGTGAGCAGGgagaacagaggggaaaaaggcaTTTGAGCAACTTCCACCCCACATCGTCCCCCCTCAGCCACCCCCACGCACCACCTCTCTGCCTCTGCCCCAGGCCCTTGGCTGGTCCCGGAGGCCACCAACTGTTCACCCCTTCAGCTTGCTGCCCACACAGCCTCCGTGTTTCCTGAAGCCAGGGCAGTGCTTTCAGTAGGAAAGTGATCCTCAGCGGTACCCAGGGAGAGCGtcacccccagctcctccccGAAAGGCTGTTTGTTGCTAAAAGCTGACTTCCAGAGAGGGACTGCAGCTTCAGCTTGCCAAACTCCTGCCCCACATTTGCGCTTACCCTGTGCTGAGCAAAACTGGCTCCTGCCACCCAGAAGTGCACAAAGGGGGTCACAGAGCTGTGTCAGGAACCATGTTTTGGCAGAGGGCCAaacccaccagccccagcagggcATCATAGATTTCCTCCTGGCTCCCCCTCTGCTCAGATACTGCGGCTCCAAAATCCCATCCCTGAAGCAGTGTTTCAGAGCGAGTGCTTGCAGCCCAGGGCGCCCAAGGATGGGCAAGGTTCCCTTGGGGACCAGTTTTGGACCAGTTTCCACAGGCTACATCCACCCATGTTACCTGGGTTGATGATGGGGAAGATCACGTCACCATTTCTCTGCTTAGTTTCCAGCCGATCCAGCTTTTGCTCCTCGTAACGCTTCTTCCCCTCATCCTCCTGCTCCTTTCTCACATACTGGAAGGAAAGGTCGGTGGGGTCAGCAAAGCCACTGGCACAGCTGGGGATGCTCGTGGGGCCAGGTCAGCCCTATTTCTCCGGAGAAAGCAATGTCTGTTTTTCAAGGAGCAAAGCAAACCATCCTACCTGGATGGGGGGAACCTCAAGGACCTTGTTCACGTTCTTCAGGGACAGCGGCACGTACCACAGTGTCGCCTTGTTCGTCACCTTCTTCGCccctggaggaggagggggtggAGGGTGACTGTGCTGAGGCCAGCAGTGCCTGGCCTGCCCTCTGGGACTGGCCCCATGCTGGCGATGCTGCCGGCACCAGACAGGCACCTGCCCGGCCGGGCTGTGGCTCGCATCGGGTGTCACAATGTGCTTTCAGGAAGGTGTCCTGGCATGAGGAGTACgttgccacagcagcagcaggaaaaggacCTTATTTGGGCCAAAGGCAGCCACCAGCAGCAAATCAGGCAGCAGGAGCTAACGctggatttttctgttctttgctgAAAATGGTCAGTGGAGCCATAATCCCCAGGGAGGCTGCCTGAGTTCCCCCCTCAGCACCGGCAcccctgctgcccccagcaTGCTCAGGAAAGAGGCAAGACCTCCCCTCAGCCTGACGCTGCCAGTGACAGGGGGCATCCCCGCCACAAGTTCTCGGCTCCTCACGGTTGTTCCAGAGGTTTGGGAGAGAGCCACGGGCAGACACCCACctgttaaaatgttttcagacatGACGTTGACCTGGACTTCCACAGAGTGCCGGGAGGTGTAGGTGATCTCAGCGCTGACGTTGGCCACCTCGCCGATGCACACTGGGGACAGGAAGTCTGTCCGCTCCACCCGCGCCAGCGCGGCCACACAGGGCTCCTGGGGACGGGGGGACAGTGACGTGGCAGCCACAGCCatgccagcagccagcagctccaCGCCAAGCAGGACGGCAACCAGCGGCTCCCCAGCACTGGCCCACTCTGCACACAGCTCCAGCACTTCCACCTCTGCCTTATCAGCCGTAGCTGGGCTTCCTTTCCTGCCCATAACTGACACCACAGCCACCTCTGCCTCTCTCTTCatggaaattaaaatgttagcagcggggaaaaaatgtttctgctcGTAAAACACCATTTCAAGGGGATGCTTCCAGCTACTGTCGCCATGTGCCGGCAGCAGCCAGAACACCAGTGGACTGCACATAGGAGCAAGTGCTTCCACTGTGGGCGATGATTCAGTGGCCCTCCTGGGCAGTACCCGGCGTCCCCCCGCTCCCAGCATAGCCCTGAGCTGTGGCAGGGGTTGGAGTCACCGAGGCAGACCGCAGCGGGCACGGCAGCGCCTACTCACCCCGGCCTGGGAGTTGCAGTGGCGGGTGCTGATgatggctccagcctcctcgaTCATCTTCAGGATGGTTCCCCCGTGGACGTTTCCCGCGACATTGGCGTCATCTGGGCGCATGATCCTGCCAGGGAAGGGACAGAGGAGCTGGTACCTCCCTGCCGCGCCCCTGGCCCTCTCCCGAGCAGCTGCCCGGAGGCATCGCCGTGGCCCTACCG
Coding sequences within:
- the ACOT7 gene encoding cytosolic acyl coenzyme A thioester hydrolase isoform X1 produces the protein MSERGASGPGPAAIQVSRIMRPDDANVAGNVHGGTILKMIEEAGAIISTRHCNSQAGEPCVAALARVERTDFLSPVCIGEVANVSAEITYTSRHSVEVQVNVMSENILTGAKKVTNKATLWYVPLSLKNVNKVLEVPPIQYVRKEQEDEGKKRYEEQKLDRLETKQRNGDVIFPIINPDRQTKEPHTVGYSQSSLIHLVGPSDCTLLGFVHGGVTMKLMDEVAGIVAARHCKTNIVTASVDAINFHEKIKKGSVITISGRMTFTSNKSMEIEVFVDADPFVDESRERYRAVSAFFTYVSLSKEGKPLPVPQLLTETEDEKRRFEEGKGRYLQTKAKRQAQMQQAARQ
- the ACOT7 gene encoding cytosolic acyl coenzyme A thioester hydrolase isoform X3, with the protein product MAQQLIRIMRPDDANVAGNVHGGTILKMIEEAGAIISTRHCNSQAGEPCVAALARVERTDFLSPVCIGEVANVSAEITYTSRHSVEVQVNVMSENILTGAKKVTNKATLWYVPLSLKNVNKVLEVPPIQYVRKEQEDEGKKRYEEQKLDRLETKQRNGDVIFPIINPDRQTKEPHTVGYSQSSLIHLVGPSDCTLLGFVHGGVTMKLMDEVAGIVAARHCKTNIVTASVDAINFHEKIKKGSVITISGRMTFTSNKSMEIEVFVDADPFVDESRERYRAVSAFFTYVSLSKEGKPLPVPQLLTETEDEKRRFEEGKGRYLQTKAKRQAQMQQAARQ
- the ACOT7 gene encoding cytosolic acyl coenzyme A thioester hydrolase isoform X2; amino-acid sequence: MSERGASGPGPAAIQVSRIMRPDDANVAGNVHGGTILKMIEEAGAIISTRHCNSQAGEPCVAALARVERTDFLSPVCIGEVANVSAEITYTSRHSVEVQVNVMSENILTGAKKVTNKATLWYVPLSLKNVNKVLEVPPIQYVRKEQEDEGKKRYEEQKLDRLETKQRNGDVIFPIINPEPHTVGYSQSSLIHLVGPSDCTLLGFVHGGVTMKLMDEVAGIVAARHCKTNIVTASVDAINFHEKIKKGSVITISGRMTFTSNKSMEIEVFVDADPFVDESRERYRAVSAFFTYVSLSKEGKPLPVPQLLTETEDEKRRFEEGKGRYLQTKAKRQAQMQQAARQ
- the ACOT7 gene encoding cytosolic acyl coenzyme A thioester hydrolase isoform X4, whose translation is MAQQLIRIMRPDDANVAGNVHGGTILKMIEEAGAIISTRHCNSQAGEPCVAALARVERTDFLSPVCIGEVANVSAEITYTSRHSVEVQVNVMSENILTGAKKVTNKATLWYVPLSLKNVNKVLEVPPIQYVRKEQEDEGKKRYEEQKLDRLETKQRNGDVIFPIINPEPHTVGYSQSSLIHLVGPSDCTLLGFVHGGVTMKLMDEVAGIVAARHCKTNIVTASVDAINFHEKIKKGSVITISGRMTFTSNKSMEIEVFVDADPFVDESRERYRAVSAFFTYVSLSKEGKPLPVPQLLTETEDEKRRFEEGKGRYLQTKAKRQAQMQQAARQ